The nucleotide window AGCTTTTATAGATTTAAGTTAGGATATTTAAAAAGGCTTTAACATAACCGTTCACACTCCCGGAGTGTGAACGGTTTCGAATTCTAAAGATACGTGCCAAATTAAGTAACTATTTTCTTTTTCCATAAAAACACTTTGTCTTTTGGGCGGACGACAAACGGCAGCTTAATGCCAGCCGCTTCTCCTTTTTTGGCCTCTTGGATGGATTTGTGATCGGTTTGCATCTCAGAAACTTTGCAACGATAGGCAGGTGTTTTTTCTCCTAAAAAAAGAATTGTGTCGCCTTCTTTTATGCTTCCTGTACGCACCCGAATATCAACAACGCTTAAATTCTTAGAAGATTTTTTGTAACCATAAAACCTGGTGTTAAAATAGGTCGATGCTCGCAACAATTCTTGACAAAAACTTCTCACAATAAGGATATTCTTCAAACGGATTAACAGCAAATAAGAAACTATAAAGTTGATTATTGTTGACAAAATAATAATCGGCCAATTTCATCTCTGGAATGCTTTCAGAATACCCCTCCACTTTAAG belongs to Candidatus Omnitrophota bacterium and includes:
- a CDS encoding EF-Tu/IF-2/RF-3 family GTPase; translation: MRASTYFNTRFYGYKKSSKNLSVVDIRVRTGSIKEGDTILFLGEKTPAYRCKVSEMQTDHKSIQEAKKGEAAGIKLPFVVRPKDKVFLWKKKIVT